A part of uncultured Acidilobus sp. JCHS genomic DNA contains:
- a CDS encoding Glycosyl hydrolases family 38 C-terminal domain, translated as MRHHGVGELLGAVKAPEDGEGLVVRVFEAYNSSGVGTLKAPFRVAEAVSLDILEEEVVPRQIEVNDNTVRFSYRPREVITLLLRPSR; from the coding sequence GTGCGGCATCATGGCGTAGGTGAACTGCTGGGGGCCGTCAAGGCGCCAGAGGACGGCGAGGGCTTGGTAGTCAGGGTCTTCGAGGCCTACAACTCGTCAGGCGTCGGAACCCTCAAGGCGCCCTTCAGGGTGGCAGAGGCCGTGAGCCTTGACATACTAGAGGAGGAAGTGGTGCCCAGGCAAATAGAGGTCAATGACAACACCGTGAGGTTCTCCTACAGGCCCAGGGAGGTAATAACGCTGCTGCTAAGGCCTTCACGCTAA
- a CDS encoding transposase, IS605 OrfB family, central region produces the protein MGGTSEVTRTVVVRSAPLPRRAFRIFVELEGMYRNIVELLVLYAVNNGITKFTRLKAEKYRELRSLYPQLPSHYIYTACQDAAERAHSFLRLKKMGRARKAYPEVRSVSIWLDDHLWRAEELTLISIATHRGRVNVSIELNKHLLRYVNRGWRLATEAKVKLDHRERRLVFYLTFKKEVSEYRPKNYITVDVNEDAEAVLIDGIVYLLETDLSEVTLGYYYRRKRVQEKYDRVYGPGSRPARRIFRRLGNNERALKREIRWKLATLIVREAAKRQAAIVLERLGKGPANHMIEHIKNPQLRHRVFQAAFKGMQKAIEEKAREYGVPVIYVDPRNTSKVCPIHRAEIVYGKDRHGTCSRGGETWHRDVAACYNLLLRALGGDGGCAPSRVRATIPVDGGPVPLGPTAAHEPTPIARGAWARWKSLGATSDRKLMRVST, from the coding sequence TTGGGGGGCACGAGTGAGGTTACAAGGACTGTTGTCGTAAGGTCTGCGCCGTTGCCCAGGAGAGCGTTCAGGATCTTTGTTGAGCTCGAGGGCATGTACAGGAACATTGTTGAGCTGCTGGTCCTCTACGCCGTGAATAACGGCATAACTAAGTTCACTAGGCTAAAGGCGGAGAAATATCGTGAGTTAAGGTCCCTCTACCCCCAACTACCTTCTCATTACATCTACACGGCCTGCCAGGACGCAGCGGAGAGGGCCCACTCGTTCCTTAGGCTCAAGAAAATGGGAAGGGCCAGGAAGGCGTACCCTGAGGTCAGGAGCGTTAGCATTTGGCTTGACGACCACCTGTGGAGGGCCGAGGAGCTGACATTGATAAGCATAGCAACTCACAGGGGCAGAGTCAACGTTTCCATTGAGCTCAATAAGCACCTTCTGAGGTACGTGAACAGGGGCTGGAGGCTCGCAACGGAAGCCAAGGTCAAGCTGGATCACAGGGAGAGGAGGCTGGTATTCTACCTCACGTTCAAGAAGGAGGTCAGCGAGTACAGGCCAAAGAACTACATAACGGTCGATGTGAATGAGGACGCTGAGGCCGTCCTCATTGACGGAATTGTCTACCTCCTTGAGACCGACCTTAGTGAGGTAACCCTGGGCTATTATTATAGGAGGAAGAGAGTCCAGGAGAAATATGACAGGGTTTACGGCCCAGGCAGCAGGCCCGCGAGGAGGATATTCAGGAGGCTGGGCAACAACGAGAGGGCCCTCAAGAGGGAGATAAGGTGGAAGCTGGCCACGCTAATTGTAAGGGAGGCCGCCAAGAGGCAGGCCGCCATAGTCCTTGAGAGGTTAGGAAAGGGGCCTGCTAATCACATGATCGAGCACATCAAGAACCCCCAGCTCAGGCACAGGGTATTCCAGGCCGCCTTCAAAGGAATGCAGAAAGCCATAGAGGAGAAGGCAAGGGAATATGGGGTGCCAGTGATATATGTTGACCCCAGGAACACGTCAAAGGTATGCCCTATACACAGGGCTGAGATAGTCTACGGTAAGGACAGGCACGGCACCTGCTCAAGGGGAGGTGAGACCTGGCACAGGGATGTAGCTGCCTGCTACAACCTCCTTCTGAGGGCCCTGGGCGGCGATGGGGGCTGTGCCCCAAGCCGCGTGAGGGCCACGATCCCCGTAGATGGGGGCCCCGTGCCGTTGGGCCCGACGGCCGCCCATGAGCCCACGCCGATAGCCCGTGGGGCGTGGGCGAGGTGGAAGTCCCTGGGTGCGACGAGTGATCGTAAACTGATGAGAGTGAGCACCTAG
- a CDS encoding DNA binding domain, excisionase family, whose protein sequence is MLAVSGPSERLLRPKEVCQRLGISYPTLARWVREGKIRAVRTAGGKYRIPESEVRRIAEGAPVSKEVRAVIYARVSSPEQKSDLEGQVQYLTQYCSSRGYKVVDVLSDIASGLRANREGLLKLFEYATNRQVDVVVVAYRDRLTRFGLEYLEYFFRQYGVRVEAVLGEEPKDARQELVEDLIEIVNSFAGKLYGLRSRRKRTLVEGFRKLLEEVGGHE, encoded by the coding sequence GTGTTAGCCGTTTCAGGGCCCTCAGAGAGGCTGCTGAGGCCTAAGGAGGTCTGCCAGAGGCTCGGCATCAGCTACCCAACCCTGGCCAGGTGGGTCAGGGAGGGCAAGATCAGGGCGGTCAGGACCGCCGGCGGCAAGTACAGGATACCTGAGAGCGAGGTCAGGAGGATAGCCGAAGGGGCGCCCGTCAGCAAGGAGGTCAGGGCAGTCATATACGCCCGTGTGAGCTCCCCAGAACAGAAAAGCGACCTGGAGGGGCAGGTCCAGTACCTGACCCAGTACTGCTCCTCCAGGGGCTACAAAGTCGTTGACGTGCTGAGCGATATTGCGAGCGGGCTGAGGGCCAACAGAGAGGGACTGCTGAAGCTCTTCGAATATGCCACCAACAGGCAGGTCGACGTGGTCGTGGTGGCCTACAGGGACAGGTTAACGAGGTTCGGCCTTGAGTACCTGGAGTACTTCTTCAGGCAGTACGGGGTCAGGGTTGAGGCAGTCCTTGGCGAGGAGCCTAAGGACGCCCGCCAGGAGCTCGTTGAGGACCTGATAGAGATCGTGAACTCCTTCGCTGGGAAGCTCTACGGGCTGAGGAGCCGCAGAAAAAGGACGCTGGTCGAGGGGTTCAGGAAATTACTGGAGGAGGTTGGGGGGCACGAGTGA
- a CDS encoding Alpha-mannosidase: protein MDEIMVRLTSQALEHRTLLVLAVSFRGIRPVAWSPAGDLSYRFLYDDKRQNLYMVVTSRYAPALVRLDGRPYYEIDSQHVQVPLPPGAHEVLIELTTYGDFGEPVQPLPPKAFIAERDPTGYELFLYASSALELAQATKDEQLKDDILSVLSEALSRVRVSSVSPTQLLLASAIYRTSYDVNRLLASIDRGLAEGVYVEQGGLGIPEALERLKEGLRSLEGKYGRPGVMYAVGHAHIDAAWLWPFSESRRKVLRTVATVISLMERFRDMKYVQSSSLYYEWLSQDAPELLAKVAELVKEGRWELGAGYVEFEPNVTSGEAMARQLLYSQRFFERTFGRRAEVLWLPDSFGFQATLAQIARLSGVRYFVTHKLTWNDTNRFPYGPFLWDGGDGVPLPAVVYGFGGGGYNSPLTASSVLAQWSGWPAKRYPALLSYGYGDGGGGPNEDMELRFNVINELPGLPRLVHATPSEYFKAIDVNGLERWRGRLYVETHRGSFIVGD from the coding sequence ATGGATGAGATCATGGTAAGGCTGACGTCCCAGGCGCTTGAGCACAGGACGTTGCTTGTGCTAGCCGTCTCCTTCAGGGGGATAAGGCCCGTGGCCTGGTCACCTGCCGGGGACCTCAGCTACAGGTTCCTCTATGATGACAAGAGGCAGAACCTCTACATGGTCGTCACGTCAAGGTATGCCCCAGCCCTCGTGAGGCTTGACGGCAGGCCCTACTACGAGATCGACTCACAGCACGTCCAGGTGCCTTTGCCCCCTGGAGCGCACGAGGTTCTCATAGAGCTAACGACCTATGGGGACTTCGGCGAGCCCGTTCAGCCGCTCCCTCCCAAGGCATTCATTGCGGAGAGGGACCCGACGGGCTACGAGCTCTTCCTCTACGCCTCCTCTGCGCTTGAGCTGGCCCAGGCTACTAAGGACGAGCAGCTCAAGGACGACATCCTATCGGTGCTCTCAGAGGCGCTCTCCCGCGTAAGGGTGAGCTCCGTGTCGCCGACGCAGCTGCTCCTCGCCTCCGCGATCTACAGGACGTCCTATGACGTCAACAGGCTGCTCGCCTCGATAGACAGGGGCCTAGCCGAGGGCGTTTACGTTGAGCAGGGAGGCCTCGGCATCCCGGAGGCCCTGGAGCGGCTCAAGGAGGGGCTCAGGTCCCTTGAGGGGAAGTACGGGAGACCTGGCGTCATGTACGCCGTTGGGCACGCCCACATAGACGCCGCCTGGCTCTGGCCCTTCAGCGAGTCCAGGAGGAAGGTCCTGAGGACCGTAGCCACGGTGATCAGCCTCATGGAGAGGTTCAGGGACATGAAGTACGTGCAGTCCTCATCGCTGTACTACGAGTGGCTCTCCCAGGACGCCCCTGAGCTCCTGGCCAAGGTGGCGGAGCTCGTCAAGGAGGGCAGGTGGGAGCTGGGGGCGGGCTACGTCGAGTTTGAGCCCAACGTTACCTCAGGCGAGGCTATGGCGAGGCAGCTGCTCTACTCCCAGAGGTTCTTCGAGAGGACCTTTGGCAGGAGGGCAGAGGTGCTCTGGCTGCCCGACAGCTTTGGCTTCCAGGCGACCCTTGCCCAGATAGCGAGGCTGTCCGGCGTAAGGTACTTCGTGACGCACAAGCTGACGTGGAACGACACGAACAGGTTCCCCTACGGCCCGTTCCTCTGGGACGGAGGGGACGGAGTCCCGTTGCCAGCCGTGGTCTACGGCTTCGGCGGCGGAGGTTACAACAGCCCCCTCACGGCCTCATCGGTGCTTGCGCAGTGGAGCGGCTGGCCCGCCAAGAGGTACCCGGCCCTGCTCTCGTACGGCTATGGCGACGGGGGAGGGGGACCCAACGAGGACATGGAGCTAAGGTTTAACGTAATAAATGAGCTGCCAGGGCTCCCGAGGCTCGTCCACGCTACGCCCTCGGAGTACTTCAAGGCGATAGACGTCAATGGCCTTGAGAGGTGGAGGGGAAGGCTCTACGTTGAGACCCACAGGGGCAGTTTCATTGTTGGTGATTGA
- a CDS encoding Aldo/keto reductase, related to diketogulonate reductase, with product MGQLMRLCDKEVSPIGLGTWGMGGGFWAPDYSDDERYVSALRYAYERGVRVFDTAEMYGGGHSEELVGQALREFQEDVVIVSKVWPNHLRYDDLVRSAEASRRRLGVRSIDLYLIHWPNPEVPIGESIRALEDLIDRGVIRCMGVSNFDVRLLQEAMGAARKYEVVADEVEYSVYRREPEAELIPFARRAGVTIIAYSPLGRGQAARDRFLAEIGRKYGKTAIQVALNYLLPNSIPIPKASTKEHIDELLGAVGWALSPEDVEAIRRRYR from the coding sequence GTGGGCCAGCTTATGAGGCTGTGCGACAAGGAGGTCTCCCCGATAGGCCTGGGGACCTGGGGCATGGGCGGGGGCTTCTGGGCCCCCGACTACTCCGACGATGAAAGGTATGTCAGCGCGCTGAGGTACGCCTACGAGAGGGGCGTGAGGGTCTTCGACACGGCCGAGATGTACGGGGGCGGCCACTCGGAGGAGCTCGTTGGTCAGGCCCTCAGGGAGTTCCAGGAAGACGTTGTAATAGTGTCCAAGGTCTGGCCGAACCACCTGAGGTACGACGACCTGGTGAGGTCGGCCGAGGCCAGCAGGAGGAGGCTTGGGGTCAGGTCAATAGACCTCTACCTCATCCACTGGCCCAACCCTGAGGTGCCGATAGGCGAGTCCATAAGGGCCTTGGAGGACCTCATAGACAGGGGCGTCATAAGGTGCATGGGGGTCAGCAACTTTGACGTCAGGCTCCTCCAGGAGGCCATGGGGGCCGCCAGGAAGTACGAGGTCGTGGCCGACGAGGTCGAGTACAGCGTCTACCGCAGGGAGCCTGAGGCAGAGCTGATACCCTTCGCCAGGAGGGCGGGCGTCACGATAATAGCCTACTCGCCCCTCGGCAGAGGCCAGGCGGCCAGGGACCGCTTTCTGGCCGAGATAGGCAGGAAGTACGGCAAGACGGCGATTCAGGTAGCGCTGAACTACCTCCTCCCGAACTCTATCCCTATACCAAAGGCCTCAACGAAGGAGCACATAGACGAGCTCCTCGGGGCAGTGGGATGGGCCCTCTCGCCCGAGGACGTTGAGGCCATCAGGAGGAGGTACCGCTGA